The Ascaphus truei isolate aAscTru1 chromosome 3, aAscTru1.hap1, whole genome shotgun sequence genome includes a region encoding these proteins:
- the AKAP17A gene encoding A-kinase anchor protein 17A, which translates to MAAATIVHDTSEAVDLCTACGLYLKPITKMIISVSLPQLKQPGKSISNWEVMERLKGMVITHQFSTLRISKSTMDFIRFEGEVENKSLVKAFVVALDGKSIKLSGFTDILKVRAAEYKIDFPTRHDWDSFFRDAKDMNENVPGERPDTIHLGGLPCKWFALKDSGSEKPSEEVLMKVFSAFGEIRTVDIPMLDPYREEMTGRNFHTYSFGGHLNFEAYVQYMEYVGFVKAMNALRGMKVMYKGEDGKAVACNIKVSFDSTKHLSETTIKKRQLERQKLQELEQRREEHKRKEKEAEEKQKEDERKQKELEEIERDRKREEKIRRKEEKQREREARRNKRKLEKIQAEEQKRLQEKIRFEERRILLAQRNLQSIRLIAELLSRVKAGTIREQEEKEAERIHLLMLEERRKEQEAELRRVEEEKERALGLQRKEKELREKLLNSLLSRNLSSIPQSNEDTRPLTCYPLKPSETIPQDAPFSYVTSTCTQTSRAQTPSDCEPPHSNYANSSLQGINGVCHEDSSLQECKPIKNKDHNLTRPLSMLTSNLGNSDQHNNSVSSDQNLCLKDSQAHQSNSDRERTGVDSKLSRTQDKIHKDKRKHKRDIGREDDGYKKVRRTHRKHSSKDHRRGVSPEQARHKRDNSRDVKDRHSHRQRSRHRKSYSRERESRSS; encoded by the exons ATGGCAGCGGCTACTATAGTCCACGATACCTCTGAAGCTGTAGACCTCTGTACCGCCTGTGGCCTCTACCTAAAGCCGATCACAAAGATGATCATTAGCGTGTCACTCCCACAGCTGAAACAACCAGGGAAGTCCATCTCCAACTGGGAAGTCATGGAAAGACTGAAGGGCATGGTGATAACCCACCAGTTTTCTACTCTGCGGATCTCCAAAAGCACAATGGACTTCATTAGATTCGAAGGGGAGGTGGAGAACAAGAGTTTGGTGAAGGCGTTCGTGGTTGCCCTTGACGGGAAGAGCATTAAACTCAGCGGGTTCACAGACATCTTGAAAGTCAGAGCGGCAGAGTATAAAATAGACTTTCCCACCAGGCATGACTGGGACTCCTTCTTCCGTGATGCAAAAGATATGAATGAGAATGTGCCAGGAGAAAGGCCAGATACTATCCACTTGGGAGGACTGCCTTGCAAATGGTTTGCTTTAAAGGATTCTGGCTCAGAAAAGCCAAGTGAAGAAGTACTCATGAAAGTCTTCAGTGCCTTTGGGGAAATCAGGACCGTGGACATACCTATGCTGGATCCCTACAGAGAAGAAATGACTGGCAGGAACTTCCATACCTACAGCTTTGGTGGCCACTTGAATTTTGAGGCCTATGTGCAATACATGGAGTATGTGGGCTTTGTGAAGGCCATGAATGCTCTACGAGGAATGAAAGTAATGTACAAAGGAGAAGATGGGAAAGCGGTAGCTTGCAATATTAAG GTTTCTTTTGACTCAACCAAACACCTGAGTGAGACTACTATTAAAAAGCGCCAGCTTGAACGGCAGAAACTACAAGAGTTGGAGCAGCGGAGGGAGGAGCAtaagagaaaagagaaagaggcTGAGGAGAAGCAAAAAGAAGATGAACG caagCAAAAAGAGCTGGAAGAGATTGAGAGGGACCGAAAACGCGAAGAAAAGATCAGGCGGAAGGAGGAGAAGCAGAGGGAACGAGAGGCTCGAAGGAACAAGAGAAAATTAGAAAAAATACAGGCTGAGGAACAGAAGAGATTGCAGGAAAAAATCAGATTTGAAGAAAGAAGGATTTTACTGGCTCAAAGGAATTTGCAGTCCATCAGGTTAATTGCAGAGCTGCTAAGTAGAGTGAAG GCAGGGACAATTCGTGAGCAGGAAGAGAAGGAAGCAGAGAGAATCCACCTGCTGATGTTAGAAGAGAGGAGAAAAGAGCAAGAGGCAGAATTGAGACGCGTGGAAGAAGAAAAGGAGCGGGCTCTGGGGCTTCAGCGTAAAGAGAAGGAATTGAGAGAGAAGCTTTTAAACAGTCTCCTTAGCAGAAACTTAAGCTCCATCCCTCAAAGCAACGAGGACACCAGACCATTGACGTGTTACCCTCTTAAACCAAGTGAGACTATTCCACAGGATGCACCATTTAGCTATGTCACATCTACTTGCACTCAGACTTCTAGGGCCCAAACACCTTCCGACTGTGAGCCTCCACACAGTAACTATGCAAATTCAAGCCTGCAGGGTATAAATGGAGTCTGTCATGAAGATTCCTCTCTACAGGAGTGTAAACCTATTAAAAACAAAGACCATAACCTCACAAGACCTCTGTCCATGCTTACCAGCAATCTTGGCAATAGTGATCAGCACAATAATTCAGTAAGCAGCGATCAAAATTTATGCCTGAAGGATTCGCAGGCTCATCAAAGCAACAGTGACCGGGAAAGAACTGGAGTGGACAGTAAACTCTCTCGTACTCAGGACAAAATACACAAGGATAAGCGGAAACACAAACGAGACATTGGCAGAGAGGATGATGGGTACAAGAAAGTAAGAAGAACCCACAGGAAGCATTCCTCCAAAGATCATAGAAGAGGTGTCAGTCCAGAGCAGGCCAGGCACAAAAGAGACAACTCTAGAGATGTAAAGGATAGACACAGTCATAGACAAAGAAGCCGCCACAGGAAATCctacagcagagagagagagtcccggAGCAGCTAG